In Magnetospirillum sp. XM-1, a single window of DNA contains:
- a CDS encoding MarR family winged helix-turn-helix transcriptional regulator produces MTAVSNLAAHAGYWLRMVSNAVSHDFARKVAAEGVTVAEWTLMRALYDHQAMAPTVLARKMGMTKGAISKLADRLLEKGLLARQDNPGDRRAHSLALTALGRSKVPVLAALADANDAEYFGVLTLKERGDLDRILKTLAEKRGLTSVPVD; encoded by the coding sequence ATGACCGCCGTCTCGAACTTGGCCGCCCATGCGGGTTACTGGCTGCGGATGGTTTCCAACGCCGTGTCGCATGACTTCGCCCGCAAGGTTGCGGCGGAGGGGGTCACGGTCGCGGAATGGACCCTCATGCGCGCCCTTTACGACCACCAGGCCATGGCGCCCACGGTCCTGGCCAGGAAGATGGGAATGACCAAGGGCGCCATCAGCAAGCTTGCCGACCGGCTGCTGGAAAAGGGCCTTCTCGCCCGCCAGGACAACCCCGGCGACAGGCGGGCGCACAGCCTTGCCCTGACGGCCTTGGGGCGGAGCAAGGTGCCGGTCCTGGCGGCGCTGGCCGATGCCAACGATGCCGAGTATTTCGGCGTCCTGACCCTTAAGGAGCGCGGGGATCTGGACCGGATTCTGAAGACCCTGGCCGAGAAGCGGGGTTTGACCTCCGTCCCCGTGGACTGA
- a CDS encoding PTS sugar transporter subunit IIA translates to MIGLVLVTHGRLADELVAALEHVVGPQPNVAAVCIGPDDDMEQRRNDILSSVARCDDGSGVVVLTDMFGGTPSNLAISIMDKAKVEVIAGVNLPMLIKLASVRHSEPLADAVASAQEAGRKYINVASKLLTQDRK, encoded by the coding sequence ATGATCGGACTGGTACTCGTCACCCACGGCCGGCTCGCCGACGAACTCGTCGCCGCGCTCGAGCACGTGGTCGGGCCGCAGCCCAACGTCGCGGCGGTATGCATCGGCCCCGACGACGACATGGAGCAGCGCCGCAACGACATTCTGTCCAGCGTGGCCCGCTGCGACGACGGCTCCGGCGTGGTCGTGCTGACGGACATGTTCGGCGGCACGCCGTCCAACCTGGCCATCTCCATCATGGACAAGGCCAAGGTCGAGGTGATCGCCGGCGTCAACCTGCCCATGCTGATCAAGCTGGCCAGCGTGCGCCATTCCGAGCCCCTGGCCGACGCCGTCGCCAGCGCCCAGGAGGCCGGACGCAAGTACATCAACGTCGCTTCCAAGCTGCTGACCCAGGATCGCAAGTAA
- a CDS encoding DUF1398 domain-containing protein, protein MDPDRIAVATACLHAAHDGSLGFPEIVGRLAAAGFEGYLVDYRDESQTYYLDGGDSVVLDMPSSAGAIPAAFDAARIGTLVRWAQAGGSDYSYQRFCEKAKAAGCAGYLVSFPGRRVVYFGRTAETHVEHFPDESGVPPKPS, encoded by the coding sequence ATGGACCCGGACCGGATCGCCGTCGCAACAGCCTGCCTGCATGCCGCCCACGACGGCAGTCTCGGCTTTCCCGAAATCGTCGGCCGGCTGGCCGCGGCCGGGTTCGAGGGCTATCTGGTGGATTACCGCGACGAGAGCCAGACCTATTACCTGGACGGCGGCGACAGCGTGGTCCTCGATATGCCGTCATCGGCCGGGGCCATTCCGGCCGCCTTCGACGCCGCCCGGATCGGGACGCTGGTGCGCTGGGCGCAGGCGGGCGGGTCCGATTACAGCTATCAACGATTCTGCGAGAAGGCGAAGGCCGCCGGCTGCGCGGGCTATCTGGTCTCGTTCCCCGGCCGCCGGGTGGTCTATTTCGGCCGGACGGCCGAAACGCATGTGGAGCATTTCCCCGATGAGTCCGGGGTGCCGCCCAAGCCTAGCTGA
- the rapZ gene encoding RNase adapter RapZ, translating into MSDLHSSPTDRIPASPKTGDSRVVIVTGMSGAGKTMALKALEDMGWEAVDNLPLSLAASLVRPGEGMARPLALGVDIRTRDFGVEPVLAALDRLIGESGLDVRLLFLDCEDDVLCRRFTETRRRHPMAVDRPLLDGIRHERALVSPLRSRADVMIDTTNQPPAEFKRALAGHFGLESAGGLVVFVTSFAYRNGLPREADLVFDARFLANPHYVPELKALTGRDAAVADYVAADPAFGPFLDSLTRLLEPLLPRFAAEGKSYLTIAIGCTGGRHRSVATAERLAEWMKRRGEQVELRHRELDEGGS; encoded by the coding sequence ATGAGCGACCTGCACTCCAGCCCGACGGATAGGATTCCGGCCAGCCCGAAGACCGGCGACAGCCGCGTGGTGATCGTCACCGGCATGTCCGGGGCGGGCAAGACCATGGCGTTGAAGGCGCTGGAGGACATGGGCTGGGAGGCGGTGGACAACCTGCCGCTTTCGCTGGCCGCCAGTCTGGTGCGCCCGGGCGAGGGCATGGCGCGTCCGCTGGCGCTGGGCGTCGACATCCGCACCCGCGATTTCGGGGTCGAGCCGGTGCTGGCGGCGCTGGACCGCCTGATCGGCGAAAGCGGGCTGGACGTGCGGCTGCTGTTCCTCGACTGCGAGGACGACGTACTGTGCCGCCGCTTCACCGAGACGCGGCGCCGCCATCCCATGGCGGTGGACCGGCCGCTCCTGGACGGCATCCGCCACGAGCGCGCCCTGGTCTCGCCTCTCAGGTCGCGCGCCGACGTGATGATCGACACCACCAACCAGCCGCCCGCCGAGTTCAAGCGGGCGCTGGCCGGGCATTTCGGGCTGGAAAGCGCCGGCGGGCTGGTGGTGTTCGTCACCTCCTTCGCCTACCGCAACGGCCTGCCGCGCGAGGCCGACCTGGTATTCGACGCCCGCTTCCTGGCCAACCCCCATTACGTGCCCGAGCTAAAAGCCCTCACCGGCCGCGATGCGGCGGTGGCCGATTACGTGGCCGCCGACCCGGCCTTCGGCCCGTTCCTGGACTCGCTCACCCGCCTCTTAGAGCCGCTGCTGCCGCGCTTCGCGGCCGAGGGCAAGAGCTACCTCACCATCGCCATCGGCTGCACCGGCGGCCGCCACCGTTCCGTCGCCACCGCCGAGCGCCTCGCCGAATGGATGAAGCGCCGCGGCGAGCAGGTCGAGCTTCGCCATCGCGAACTCGACGAAGGGGGTTCATGA
- a CDS encoding glucosaminidase domain-containing protein, whose protein sequence is MVLQDKAAPVAVPRPLVSEAVQPQGAILTGDDVSNAARLNAALDRMGYRLEAVAAGQADVPPLFLPNVPGDIDDLPDIEGKKAVFLRVMLPLVLAVDEEIAAERSRLLDIMNRKANRLHIAASDQAWLADLANRYEVDDGNLRKLLSRVDVVPPSLALAQSAEESGWGTSKLVRRSRNLFGHTVEASADGSGMRNFTTLYEAVRAYVHNLNTHRAYEGLRRARAQTRGEGGQPDGHAMAAALSSYSERGDAYVQTIRTLIRRNELNRYDQARLGRLQVRRG, encoded by the coding sequence ATGGTTCTTCAAGACAAAGCCGCGCCCGTCGCGGTCCCCCGTCCCCTGGTGAGCGAGGCCGTACAGCCGCAAGGCGCGATCCTCACCGGCGACGACGTCAGCAACGCTGCCCGGCTCAACGCCGCCCTCGACCGCATGGGCTATCGCCTCGAAGCGGTGGCGGCCGGTCAGGCCGATGTGCCGCCGCTGTTCCTGCCCAATGTTCCCGGCGACATCGACGACCTGCCCGACATCGAGGGCAAGAAGGCGGTGTTCCTGCGCGTCATGCTGCCCCTGGTGCTGGCGGTGGACGAAGAGATCGCCGCCGAGCGCTCGCGCCTGCTCGACATCATGAACCGCAAGGCCAACCGCCTGCACATCGCCGCCTCGGATCAGGCCTGGCTGGCCGATCTGGCCAACCGCTACGAGGTCGACGACGGCAATCTGCGCAAGCTGCTGTCGCGCGTCGACGTGGTGCCGCCGTCCCTGGCGCTGGCCCAATCGGCCGAGGAATCCGGCTGGGGCACATCGAAGCTGGTGCGCCGCTCGCGCAACCTGTTCGGCCATACGGTCGAGGCCTCGGCCGACGGCTCGGGCATGCGCAACTTCACCACGCTGTACGAGGCGGTGCGCGCCTATGTGCACAACCTCAACACCCACCGGGCCTACGAGGGTCTGCGCCGGGCGCGCGCCCAGACGCGCGGCGAGGGAGGGCAGCCGGACGGCCATGCCATGGCGGCGGCGCTGTCTAGCTATTCCGAGCGCGGCGACGCCTATGTCCAGACGATCCGCACCCTGATCCGCCGCAACGAGCTGAACCGCTACGACCAGGCCCGCCTGGGGCGGCTGCAGGTCCGGCGCGGCTGA
- a CDS encoding DUF1848 domain-containing protein, producing the protein MIVSASYRTDIPAFYSRWFLNRFRAGWAKAVNPYGRQVSTIALRSGVDGFVFWTRNPGPFRDALAEVRRADMPFALHCTLTGYPRALESSVIEVERSLSLMAELARTHGPRVVVWRYDPILATSLTPLDWHEENFAQLAARLDGVADEVSVSFATIYRKTERNLAAAARAHRFGWSDPPPEDKRALLLRLAERGAGHGIRLTLCSQPDLLAPGIEPSSCIDARRLEDVARGWGLDRRINAKVKGNRPGCLCHESRDLGEYDTCPHGCTYCYAVGSRTLAKRRHAEHDPESEFLLPPPWLEQKEKPPTLL; encoded by the coding sequence ATGATCGTCTCGGCCAGCTATCGCACCGACATTCCCGCCTTTTACAGCCGCTGGTTCCTCAACCGGTTCCGGGCGGGATGGGCCAAGGCGGTCAATCCCTATGGCCGGCAGGTCTCCACCATCGCGCTGCGCTCCGGCGTGGACGGCTTCGTGTTCTGGACCCGCAATCCGGGACCGTTCCGCGACGCCCTGGCGGAGGTTCGCCGGGCGGACATGCCGTTCGCCCTTCACTGCACCCTGACCGGCTATCCCCGCGCCCTGGAAAGTTCGGTGATCGAGGTGGAGCGCTCGCTTTCCCTGATGGCCGAACTGGCCCGCACCCATGGTCCCCGCGTGGTGGTGTGGCGCTATGATCCCATTCTCGCCACCTCGCTGACGCCGCTCGACTGGCACGAGGAGAACTTCGCCCAATTGGCGGCCCGGCTCGACGGCGTCGCCGACGAGGTGTCGGTGTCCTTCGCCACCATCTACCGCAAGACCGAACGCAATCTGGCCGCGGCCGCCCGCGCCCATCGCTTCGGCTGGAGCGATCCGCCGCCCGAGGACAAGCGCGCCCTGCTGCTCCGTCTGGCCGAGCGGGGCGCTGGCCACGGCATCCGCCTGACGCTGTGCTCGCAGCCCGACCTGCTGGCGCCCGGCATCGAGCCGTCGTCGTGCATCGACGCAAGGCGGCTGGAGGACGTGGCCAGGGGCTGGGGGCTGGACCGGCGGATCAACGCCAAGGTCAAGGGCAACCGTCCCGGCTGCCTGTGCCATGAAAGCCGGGATTTGGGCGAATACGACACCTGCCCGCACGGCTGCACCTATTGTTATGCGGTAGGCAGCCGCACCCTGGCCAAGCGCCGCCACGCCGAACACGACCCCGAGTCCGAATTCCTGCTGCCGCCGCCCTGGCTGGAGCAAAAGGAAAAGCCGCCGACCCTGCTGTGA
- a CDS encoding HPr kinase/phosphorylase: MILVHGTCVAISGRGILLRGPSGGGKSDLALRLIDGGALLVADDQTRLERDGDGLVASPPATIAGMIEVRGLGLVRLPYLERAPLELVIDLVSSSGVERLPEANTLELLGLPVRHLRLAPFEASAAAKVRLAMRASTRDIMPP, encoded by the coding sequence ATGATTCTCGTTCACGGCACCTGCGTGGCCATATCGGGCCGCGGAATCCTGCTGCGCGGCCCCTCGGGCGGCGGCAAGTCGGATCTGGCCTTGCGGCTGATCGACGGTGGCGCCTTGCTGGTGGCCGACGACCAGACCCGGCTGGAGCGCGATGGCGACGGGCTGGTCGCCAGCCCGCCCGCCACCATCGCCGGCATGATCGAAGTGCGCGGCCTGGGGCTGGTCCGCCTGCCCTATCTGGAGCGGGCGCCGCTGGAACTGGTGATCGACCTCGTCTCGTCATCCGGGGTGGAGCGACTGCCCGAGGCGAACACCTTGGAATTGCTGGGATTGCCTGTCCGCCACCTGCGTCTGGCCCCCTTCGAGGCGTCGGCGGCGGCAAAGGTTCGCCTTGCGATGCGCGCCTCGACGCGAGATATAATGCCGCCGTGA
- a CDS encoding NifU family protein codes for MFIQTEPTPNPATLKFLPGTVVMGQGTADFADASRASGSPLATRLFAIDGVGSVFLGTDFITVAKADAADWQVVKPQVLAAIMDHYNSGDPVINPGSEAAAATGDDDGIVMQIKELLDTRVRPAVAQDGGDIIFRAFEDGIVYLHLQGACSGCPSSSATLKHGIENMLKYYVPEVMAVQAVD; via the coding sequence ATGTTCATCCAGACCGAACCCACCCCCAATCCCGCCACCCTGAAGTTCCTCCCCGGCACCGTGGTGATGGGCCAGGGCACCGCCGATTTCGCCGATGCGTCGCGCGCCTCGGGCTCGCCGCTCGCCACCCGCCTGTTCGCCATCGACGGCGTGGGCAGCGTGTTCCTCGGCACCGACTTCATCACCGTTGCCAAGGCCGATGCCGCCGACTGGCAGGTGGTCAAGCCCCAGGTGCTGGCGGCCATCATGGACCACTACAATTCCGGCGACCCGGTGATCAATCCCGGCTCCGAGGCGGCCGCCGCCACCGGCGACGACGACGGCATCGTCATGCAGATCAAGGAGCTGCTCGATACCCGCGTGCGTCCGGCCGTGGCCCAGGACGGCGGCGACATCATCTTCCGCGCCTTCGAGGATGGCATCGTCTACCTGCACCTGCAGGGCGCCTGCTCGGGCTGTCCCAGCTCCAGCGCCACCCTGAAGCACGGTATCGAGAACATGCTGAAGTATTATGTTCCCGAGGTGATGGCCGTTCAGGCGGTGGACTAA
- a CDS encoding bacteriohemerythrin: MSQTRRIPPSGNPLIDQQHDRLNTLIHQAVLAARDDDGSAAFGAALVEFRRALARHFAVEKVIFSGAGFDAAASHDGAHAVILRRLDGILESLDLFGTPTARHFILDELEQTLLDHEMLEDAAYWDAVRAHSGNPVLKWSDLMVIGIDWVDDQHRAMVDLFNQMSCAAQARAHAACADLLGRFLELTRAHFAAEERYLEARGRPLPHHRAEHARMLAQLDELAAADGHDLGVLVDHYLRFWVMEHILGIDRQDLTA, from the coding sequence ATGTCCCAGACCCGTCGAATTCCGCCCAGTGGCAATCCCCTCATCGACCAGCAGCACGACCGGCTGAACACGCTGATTCACCAGGCGGTGCTGGCGGCGCGCGACGATGACGGGTCGGCGGCGTTCGGGGCGGCCCTGGTCGAATTCCGCCGTGCGCTCGCCCGCCATTTCGCGGTGGAGAAGGTGATTTTCAGCGGCGCGGGCTTCGACGCGGCGGCCAGCCATGACGGCGCCCATGCCGTGATCCTTCGGCGCCTGGACGGCATCCTCGAATCGCTGGATTTGTTCGGGACGCCCACCGCCCGCCACTTCATCCTCGACGAGCTGGAGCAGACCCTGCTGGACCACGAGATGCTGGAGGATGCCGCCTATTGGGACGCCGTCCGCGCCCATTCCGGCAATCCGGTCCTGAAGTGGAGCGACCTGATGGTCATCGGCATCGATTGGGTGGACGACCAGCATCGCGCGATGGTGGACCTGTTCAACCAGATGTCATGCGCCGCCCAGGCCCGGGCGCATGCCGCCTGCGCCGATCTGCTGGGCCGGTTTCTCGAGCTGACCCGCGCTCACTTCGCCGCCGAGGAGCGGTATCTGGAGGCGAGGGGCCGGCCGCTGCCCCATCACCGTGCCGAGCATGCCCGCATGCTGGCCCAGTTGGACGAGCTGGCGGCCGCCGATGGGCACGACCTTGGCGTCCTGGTGGACCATTACCTGCGGTTCTGGGTGATGGAGCATATCCTGGGCATCGACCGCCAGGATCTGACGGCTTAA
- the acnB gene encoding bifunctional aconitate hydratase 2/2-methylisocitrate dehydratase, producing MLEAYRQHVAERAALGIPPLPLSAEQTQALVGLLQNPPKGEEQALVDLITYRVPAGVDDAAKIKAEFLDKVAKGTVPCALISREKAAELLGTMLGGFNVKPLIELLGDSKVGAVAAEGLKKTLLVFDFFHDVKELADKGNANAKGVLQSWADAEWFTSRPEVPKSLTVTIFKVTGETNTDDLSPAPDAWSRPDIPLHALAMLKNPRPGIEADEPGNRGPIKQLEALKAKGNLVAYVGDVVGTGSSRKSATNSVLWFTGEDIPFVPNKRFGGVCLGTKIAPIFYNTMEDAGALPIELDVNQMNMGDVVELRPYEGKALKDGKVISEFTVKSEVIFDEVRAGGRIPLIIGRGLTAKAREALGLPVSTLFRLPAVPKDTGKGFSLAQKMVGRACGLPEGKGMRPGTYCEPKMTTVGSQDTTGPMTRDELKDLACLGFSADMVMQSFCHTAAYPKLVDVKTHRELPGFISTRGGVALRPGDGVIHSWLNRLLLPDTVGTGGDSHTRFPIGISFPAGSGLVAFAAATGVMPLDMPESVLVRFKGKMQPGVTLRDLVNAIPLYAIRAGLLTVEKKGKKNVFSGRILEIEGLPDLKVEQAFELSDAAAERSAAACSVRLDKAPIIEYMTSNITLMKWMIANGYEDARTLGRRIKAMEAWIKKPDLLAPDADAEYAAVIEIDLADVKEPIVACPNDPDDVKLLSEVAGAHIDEVFIGSCMTNIGHFRAAGKVLEGKSDIPTRLWIAPPTKMDAMILNEEGYYSVLGKSGARMEMPGCSLCMGNQAQIRKGSTAMSTSTRNFPNRLGIDTNVYLGSAELAAVCALMGKIPTVAEYLEQVNVVNAKAADVYRYMNFDKIAEFSDVAAKVAV from the coding sequence GTGCTTGAAGCCTATCGCCAGCATGTCGCCGAACGCGCCGCGCTCGGGATTCCCCCCCTGCCGCTGTCGGCGGAGCAGACCCAGGCCCTGGTCGGCCTGCTGCAGAACCCGCCCAAGGGCGAGGAGCAGGCCCTCGTCGATCTGATCACCTATCGCGTTCCCGCCGGCGTGGACGACGCCGCCAAGATCAAGGCCGAATTCCTGGACAAGGTGGCCAAGGGCACTGTTCCTTGCGCCCTGATCAGCCGCGAGAAGGCCGCCGAACTGCTGGGCACCATGCTGGGCGGCTTCAACGTCAAGCCGCTGATCGAGCTGCTGGGCGATTCCAAGGTCGGCGCCGTGGCCGCCGAAGGCCTGAAGAAGACCCTGCTGGTGTTCGACTTCTTCCACGATGTCAAGGAGCTGGCCGACAAGGGCAACGCCAACGCCAAGGGCGTGCTGCAGTCCTGGGCCGACGCCGAGTGGTTCACCTCGCGTCCCGAAGTGCCGAAGTCGCTGACCGTCACCATCTTCAAGGTGACCGGCGAGACCAACACCGACGACCTGTCGCCGGCGCCCGACGCCTGGAGCCGTCCCGACATTCCGCTGCATGCGCTGGCCATGCTGAAGAACCCCCGCCCCGGCATCGAGGCGGACGAGCCCGGCAACCGCGGCCCGATCAAGCAGCTCGAGGCCCTGAAGGCCAAGGGCAACCTGGTGGCCTATGTGGGCGACGTGGTGGGCACCGGCTCGTCGCGCAAGTCGGCCACCAACAGCGTGCTGTGGTTCACCGGCGAGGACATTCCGTTCGTCCCGAACAAGCGCTTCGGCGGCGTGTGTCTCGGCACCAAGATCGCCCCCATCTTCTACAACACCATGGAAGATGCCGGCGCGCTGCCCATCGAGCTGGACGTCAACCAGATGAACATGGGCGACGTGGTCGAGCTGCGTCCCTATGAGGGCAAGGCGCTGAAGGACGGCAAGGTCATCAGCGAGTTCACCGTCAAGTCCGAGGTGATCTTCGACGAAGTGCGCGCCGGCGGCCGCATTCCGCTGATCATCGGCCGCGGCCTGACCGCCAAGGCCCGCGAGGCCCTGGGTCTGCCGGTCTCCACCCTGTTCCGCCTGCCGGCAGTGCCCAAGGACACCGGCAAGGGCTTCAGCCTCGCCCAGAAGATGGTCGGCCGCGCCTGTGGCCTGCCCGAGGGCAAGGGCATGCGCCCCGGCACCTATTGCGAGCCCAAGATGACCACGGTCGGTTCGCAGGACACCACCGGCCCCATGACCCGCGACGAGCTGAAGGATCTGGCCTGTCTCGGCTTCTCCGCCGACATGGTGATGCAGTCCTTCTGCCACACCGCCGCCTACCCCAAGCTGGTGGACGTCAAGACCCACCGCGAGCTGCCGGGCTTCATCTCCACCCGCGGCGGCGTGGCGCTGCGCCCCGGCGACGGCGTCATCCACTCGTGGCTGAACCGTCTGCTGCTGCCCGACACCGTGGGCACCGGCGGCGATTCCCACACCCGCTTCCCCATCGGCATCTCCTTCCCGGCCGGTTCCGGTCTGGTGGCCTTCGCCGCCGCCACCGGCGTCATGCCGCTGGACATGCCGGAATCGGTGCTGGTCCGCTTCAAGGGTAAGATGCAGCCCGGCGTCACGCTGCGTGACCTGGTCAACGCCATCCCGCTCTACGCCATCCGCGCCGGCCTGCTGACCGTGGAGAAGAAGGGCAAGAAGAACGTCTTCTCCGGCCGCATCCTGGAGATCGAGGGCCTGCCCGACCTCAAGGTCGAACAGGCGTTCGAACTGTCCGACGCCGCCGCCGAGCGTTCGGCCGCCGCCTGCTCGGTGCGCCTGGATAAGGCTCCGATCATCGAGTACATGACGTCGAACATCACCCTGATGAAGTGGATGATCGCCAACGGCTACGAGGACGCCCGCACGCTGGGCCGCCGCATCAAGGCCATGGAGGCCTGGATCAAGAAGCCGGACCTGCTGGCCCCCGACGCCGATGCCGAATACGCCGCCGTGATCGAGATCGATCTGGCCGACGTCAAGGAGCCCATCGTCGCCTGCCCGAACGATCCCGACGACGTCAAGCTGCTGTCCGAAGTGGCCGGCGCCCATATCGACGAGGTGTTCATCGGCTCGTGCATGACCAATATCGGTCACTTCCGCGCCGCCGGGAAGGTGCTGGAGGGCAAGTCCGACATCCCCACCCGCCTGTGGATCGCGCCGCCCACCAAGATGGACGCCATGATCCTCAACGAGGAAGGCTACTACTCGGTGTTGGGCAAGTCGGGCGCGCGCATGGAAATGCCGGGCTGCAGCCTGTGCATGGGCAACCAGGCGCAGATCCGCAAGGGCTCGACCGCCATGTCCACCTCGACGCGGAACTTCCCCAACCGTCTGGGCATCGACACCAATGTCTATCTCGGCTCCGCCGAGCTGGCCGCCGTCTGCGCCCTGATGGGCAAGATCCCGACGGTCGCCGAGTATCTGGAGCAGGTGAACGTGGTCAACGCCAAGGCCGCCGACGTCTATCGCTACATGAACTTCGACAAGATCGCCGAGTTCAGCGACGTGGCCGCCAAGGTCGCCGTCTGA
- a CDS encoding lytic transglycosylase domain-containing protein has translation MRDRLLPAVMLAIMAATSPALAGETAKTEKVRIAAADGAQTAAILPGSNREARVAPLPKPLSAADAEHYRRVMALQASGQLAAADRELGKIGDELLKGHVLAARLLAPGAKPKFQEIRAWLSEYADLPQAEAIHRLAKGVKGGKGVGALRNPAKGGLKGTGIEFEADGATWEEVAYDVESSPAKVKTFKAKLRQALRDEEPARVEAMLASNEAQAMSALDFDRMRLMVAADHFAGGRDEPAATLAGLSAERSGESLPAAHWIAGLAQWRQGKPDLARRHFEEVAKFADGQEWLSAAGAYWAARANLVTRRPEAVNHWLELAATSQRSYYGLLARAGLGHDNQFSWEVPPFTEGDSDLLMRIPGARRALGLLQLGDRAAAEEELRKLYPNAGKGVRQSMLVLAYAGQMPALAVRLGGSLPRENGRVHDAAAFPVPDWTPKGGWQVDKALVFALVRQESSFNPNARSGAGAAGLMQLMPATAAAVGGRGAKDRLHDPEHNLGLGQRYVAKLLDEQPVNGNLLLMAAAYNAGPGNLGRWLANIRHNDDPLLLTESLPSRETRSFVQRVMTSYWIYQSRLGQQSDTLEAVASGEWPLYSGQDPVQPKPRKASR, from the coding sequence TTGCGCGACAGGCTCCTCCCGGCAGTGATGCTGGCGATCATGGCAGCCACCTCCCCGGCCCTGGCGGGCGAAACCGCCAAGACGGAGAAGGTGCGAATCGCCGCCGCCGATGGCGCCCAGACGGCCGCCATCCTGCCCGGCTCCAATCGTGAAGCCCGCGTCGCCCCCTTGCCCAAGCCGCTGTCCGCCGCCGACGCCGAGCATTATCGCCGGGTGATGGCGCTGCAGGCCTCGGGCCAGCTGGCCGCCGCCGACCGCGAACTGGGCAAGATCGGCGACGAATTGCTGAAGGGCCATGTGCTGGCCGCCCGCCTGCTGGCGCCCGGCGCCAAGCCCAAGTTCCAGGAAATCCGCGCCTGGCTGTCCGAATACGCCGACCTGCCCCAGGCCGAGGCGATCCACAGGCTGGCCAAGGGCGTCAAGGGGGGCAAGGGCGTCGGCGCGCTGCGCAACCCGGCCAAGGGCGGCCTCAAGGGCACCGGCATCGAGTTCGAGGCCGACGGCGCCACCTGGGAAGAGGTGGCCTACGACGTGGAATCGTCGCCGGCCAAGGTCAAGACCTTCAAGGCCAAGCTGCGTCAGGCGTTGCGCGACGAGGAGCCGGCCCGCGTCGAGGCCATGCTGGCCTCGAACGAGGCCCAGGCCATGTCCGCCCTGGATTTCGACCGCATGCGCCTGATGGTCGCCGCCGACCATTTCGCCGGCGGCCGCGACGAACCCGCCGCCACCCTGGCCGGCCTGTCGGCCGAACGCTCGGGCGAAAGCCTGCCCGCCGCCCACTGGATCGCCGGATTGGCGCAGTGGCGCCAGGGCAAGCCCGACCTGGCGCGCCGCCATTTCGAGGAAGTGGCAAAGTTTGCCGATGGCCAGGAATGGCTGTCGGCCGCCGGCGCCTACTGGGCGGCGCGGGCCAATCTGGTGACAAGGCGTCCCGAGGCGGTCAACCACTGGCTGGAGCTGGCCGCCACCTCGCAGCGCTCCTATTACGGCCTGCTGGCCCGCGCCGGGCTGGGCCACGACAACCAGTTCTCGTGGGAGGTCCCGCCCTTCACCGAGGGCGATTCCGACCTCTTGATGCGCATTCCCGGCGCGCGCCGCGCGCTGGGCCTGCTGCAGCTGGGCGACCGCGCTGCGGCCGAGGAAGAGCTGCGCAAGCTTTACCCCAATGCCGGCAAGGGCGTGCGCCAGTCCATGCTGGTCCTGGCCTATGCCGGCCAGATGCCCGCCTTGGCGGTACGCCTGGGCGGCTCGCTGCCGCGCGAGAACGGCCGGGTGCACGACGCCGCCGCCTTCCCGGTCCCCGACTGGACGCCCAAGGGCGGCTGGCAGGTGGACAAGGCCCTGGTCTTCGCCCTGGTCCGCCAGGAATCCTCCTTCAACCCCAACGCCCGCTCGGGCGCCGGCGCCGCCGGACTGATGCAGCTGATGCCCGCCACCGCCGCCGCCGTCGGCGGCCGGGGGGCCAAGGACCGCCTGCACGATCCCGAGCACAATCTGGGCCTGGGCCAGCGCTACGTCGCCAAGCTGCTGGACGAGCAGCCGGTCAACGGCAACCTGCTGCTGATGGCCGCCGCCTACAACGCCGGTCCCGGCAATCTGGGCCGCTGGCTGGCCAATATCCGCCACAACGACGATCCGCTGCTGCTGACCGAAAGCCTGCCGTCCAGGGAAACCCGCTCCTTCGTGCAGCGGGTGATGACCAGCTACTGGATCTATCAGAGCCGGCTGGGCCAGCAATCGGACACCCTGGAGGCGGTGGCGTCGGGAGAATGGCCGCTCTATTCCGGCCAGGACCCGGTGCAGCCCAAGCCCCGCAAGGCAAGCCGCTGA